The Terriglobales bacterium genome has a window encoding:
- a CDS encoding ABC transporter permease, whose translation MGRLLQDLRFGFRTILKSRGFALVAIATLALGIGANTAMFTVVYNVLLRPLPFPEPEGLVAVETLNIRGGVPTPSSFSYPDFRDVRDRNRSFTDVATHTNNDYTLTGVGEPVHVSTEIASAGFFNVLGVQPTLGRSFARDEDQPGHHVIVLSHQFWARQFNSDHGVMGRFVTLSGRSYTIIGVMPEGFQFPIRSRAIDLWTTFSKLSEPDEPGESVVTEQRGAHFLEVIGRLKPGVSRVQATADVTTIAQDLSAQYPNSNKNNAQMGARPLVEYMVGDSARALKLLLMAV comes from the coding sequence ATGGGACGCCTTCTACAAGACTTGCGTTTTGGCTTTCGCACGATCCTGAAGTCGCGCGGTTTCGCGCTTGTGGCAATTGCCACGCTGGCGCTTGGGATTGGCGCCAACACGGCGATGTTCACCGTTGTATACAACGTCCTGCTGCGTCCTCTTCCTTTTCCAGAACCAGAGGGGCTGGTCGCCGTCGAAACACTGAATATACGAGGTGGAGTGCCTACTCCATCCTCTTTTTCCTATCCTGATTTTCGCGACGTGCGTGACCGCAATCGCTCATTCACCGATGTTGCCACCCACACCAATAATGACTACACACTGACCGGCGTAGGTGAACCAGTCCACGTTTCTACCGAGATTGCTTCGGCTGGTTTCTTCAACGTCCTGGGTGTGCAACCCACGCTAGGCCGCAGCTTTGCCCGCGACGAAGATCAGCCTGGCCATCACGTGATCGTTTTGAGCCACCAATTTTGGGCAAGACAATTCAACTCCGATCATGGAGTCATGGGACGCTTTGTAACGCTGAGCGGGCGCAGCTACACCATCATTGGAGTGATGCCAGAAGGCTTTCAGTTCCCCATACGGTCGCGCGCAATCGATCTCTGGACGACTTTCTCCAAGCTCTCGGAGCCAGATGAGCCGGGAGAATCTGTCGTGACTGAGCAGCGCGGCGCCCACTTCCTCGAAGTAATCGGACGGTTAAAGCCGGGCGTAAGCAGAGTCCAAGCCACAGCGGACGTGACTACCATCGCGCAAGACTTATCTGCACAGTATCCGAATTCAAACAAGAACAACGCACAAATGGGCGCGCGCCCACTGGTGGAATACATGGTCGGAGACAGCGCGCGTGCTCTAAAGCTTCTGCTAATGGCAGT
- a CDS encoding TonB family protein: MSQRVDIFDIRESWKGPITASIAFHGAIVAAILAYGAYMGFSRNEWGSGERVSGEAISATLVGASAIPLPREQPTENIVANESQAVTHSQPKELAPPVPEAVKIPETVKVKPKEKPRQSVEKRPEPVQQATNQVQYGQGGQVHQNFTTFSSALGVGAVAMTTGGDFGSRYAYYVRQVAQLLSQNWLKYEVDPHAMPNASVAVAFDISRDGSPSNVRITQSSGIPSLDTSAVRTLQRIDSFGPLPSDYRGGSVGAEFEFRYTPIKR, translated from the coding sequence ATGTCGCAACGCGTTGATATTTTCGACATCCGGGAATCGTGGAAGGGGCCGATTACGGCCTCCATCGCGTTTCACGGAGCTATAGTGGCAGCGATCCTCGCTTATGGCGCCTATATGGGCTTTTCCCGAAATGAATGGGGGAGCGGCGAGCGGGTCTCCGGCGAAGCAATTTCGGCGACATTGGTGGGGGCCAGTGCTATTCCGCTTCCCCGCGAGCAGCCTACAGAGAATATTGTGGCGAACGAGTCTCAGGCGGTCACCCACTCGCAGCCGAAGGAACTTGCTCCACCTGTGCCTGAAGCTGTGAAGATTCCCGAAACGGTAAAGGTCAAGCCCAAAGAGAAACCGCGGCAGAGTGTGGAAAAGCGTCCGGAACCGGTGCAACAGGCGACGAATCAAGTGCAGTACGGGCAGGGCGGACAGGTTCACCAGAACTTTACGACGTTCAGCAGCGCTCTCGGCGTAGGCGCGGTGGCTATGACTACCGGCGGGGATTTCGGCAGCCGCTACGCTTACTATGTGCGCCAGGTGGCGCAGCTCCTGTCGCAGAACTGGCTCAAGTATGAGGTCGATCCCCATGCCATGCCGAATGCGTCCGTCGCTGTAGCGTTCGACATTTCGCGCGATGGCTCGCCGTCGAATGTGAGGATTACGCAGTCGAGTGGCATACCCTCGCTCGATACTTCGGCAGTGCGAACGCTGCAGCGTATCGACAGCTTCGGGCCGCTGCCTTCGGATTATCGCGGCGGTAGTGTGGGGGCGGAGTTCGAGTTTCGGTATACGCCGATTAAGAGATGA
- a CDS encoding biopolymer transporter ExbD — MAFTNSQGRTQSSLSEINITPFVDVVLVLLIIFMLTAPIIQSGIEVNVPHTQTVREITEPRLVLTMDRDQNVFLGSETVKLAELPKILHDRVKDPEHHPIYLRCDENVTFGAFAALMDIVKQSGITNIAIVTQPYQTKNVATR, encoded by the coding sequence ATGGCATTTACAAATTCCCAAGGTCGCACGCAGAGTTCGCTCTCTGAGATCAACATCACGCCGTTTGTCGACGTGGTGCTGGTGCTGCTCATCATCTTCATGTTGACTGCGCCTATCATTCAGTCGGGCATCGAGGTGAACGTTCCGCATACGCAGACGGTGAGGGAAATCACCGAGCCACGGCTGGTGCTCACTATGGATCGCGATCAGAATGTTTTTCTGGGCAGCGAGACAGTCAAGCTGGCGGAGCTTCCGAAGATTCTGCACGACCGCGTGAAGGATCCTGAGCATCATCCCATCTATCTGCGTTGCGACGAGAACGTGACTTTCGGCGCATTCGCCGCTTTGATGGACATCGTGAAGCAGAGCGGCATAACCAACATCGCTATCGTTACGCAGCCCTATCAGACCAAGAATGTCGCAACGCGTTGA
- the pal gene encoding peptidoglycan-associated lipoprotein Pal codes for MNKRQWMHATQIAALSVLLVIAGCKKKQPAPPPPPPPPPPAPTASISANPSTVNAGQSTQLSWTTENATDVSIDGIGKVQASGSQTVTPTDSVNYRLTASGPGGSQEATTRVTVNRPPPVQAPPQEPTLTDQQLFDNNIKDAYFDYDSYEIRPQDGSTLQADAQFLNQHPNWRVLIEGHCDERGSTEYNMALGDSRAQAAKQALVSAGVAANRLTTTSFGKEKPFCTESNEQCWQQNRRGHLVLAGQ; via the coding sequence GTGAACAAACGTCAGTGGATGCATGCGACTCAGATCGCAGCGTTGTCCGTACTTTTGGTGATTGCCGGTTGTAAAAAGAAGCAGCCAGCGCCACCACCGCCGCCCCCGCCCCCGCCACCGGCGCCGACCGCGTCGATTTCGGCAAATCCATCTACCGTCAACGCCGGTCAGTCCACGCAGCTTTCATGGACGACGGAGAACGCTACCGACGTTTCCATTGATGGAATCGGCAAGGTGCAGGCCAGCGGATCACAGACTGTGACTCCGACCGATTCGGTCAATTACCGCCTGACAGCAAGCGGTCCGGGCGGATCGCAGGAAGCGACCACGCGCGTCACAGTGAATCGTCCTCCGCCGGTGCAGGCGCCACCGCAGGAGCCGACGCTGACCGATCAGCAGTTATTCGATAACAACATTAAGGACGCGTATTTCGACTACGACAGCTATGAGATTCGTCCGCAGGATGGATCGACACTGCAAGCCGACGCGCAGTTCCTGAATCAGCATCCAAATTGGAGAGTGCTGATTGAAGGGCACTGCGACGAGCGCGGATCGACCGAATACAACATGGCACTCGGAGACAGCCGTGCCCAGGCTGCGAAGCAGGCGCTGGTTTCGGCAGGCGTCGCCGCCAATCGCCTGACGACGACCAGCTTCGGCAAGGAGAAGCCGTTCTGCACCGAGTCGAACGAACAGTGCTGGCAGCAGAATCGGCGCGGGCATTTGGTGCTGGCGGGGCAGTAG
- the tolB gene encoding Tol-Pal system beta propeller repeat protein TolB: MTEFRRLTRQGVFRSRSFAGIVATLLLCVSAFSQQDKFQGVVTQGVERVRIAVADFKPANADPNTGPLLTTFNSVLFSDLQNAGIFDVVSKSFNPLQVPGTPQEVTLDAWANPPTNAAMLAFGNLGVSGGQVSVFGWLYDVKNTVSPQVLGKQYREDATQDNARLIAHRFADEIIFRLGGGIPGIAESKTVFVSNRTGTKEIWMMDYDGNGEHAVTKLGSIALSPRISPDSSRIAFVELGKRSVNIRMFSLDLNRPVSFPAIGGTTISPAWSPDGLHLAFSSSRTGDPEIYVSNASGGELTRLTEAHGPDVSPVWNPKTGGQIAWISGRSGLPQLYIMASDGTNVQRMTDTGYAVSPSWSPNGQYLVFAWSRKYGPGVPGAQDIYIMDVASKTWAQLTHDAGSNDFPSWSPDGRHIAFQSNRSGTTQIWTMLADGTQQHQLTHTGQNTQPNWSWK; the protein is encoded by the coding sequence ATGACAGAGTTTAGAAGGCTTACTAGGCAAGGTGTATTTCGATCGAGAAGTTTTGCGGGAATTGTTGCCACACTCCTGCTATGCGTGTCGGCCTTTTCCCAACAAGACAAATTCCAAGGCGTAGTCACCCAAGGCGTCGAGCGCGTTCGCATCGCCGTTGCTGACTTCAAGCCTGCGAATGCCGATCCCAATACGGGACCGTTGCTCACGACCTTCAACAGCGTCCTCTTCTCCGACCTGCAGAATGCCGGAATCTTCGATGTGGTTTCGAAGAGCTTCAATCCCTTGCAGGTGCCGGGCACACCTCAGGAAGTCACACTCGATGCCTGGGCAAACCCTCCAACCAATGCGGCGATGCTGGCTTTCGGAAACTTAGGAGTCAGCGGAGGGCAGGTCTCCGTCTTCGGCTGGCTCTACGACGTTAAGAACACCGTCTCGCCCCAAGTACTGGGCAAGCAATACCGCGAAGATGCTACGCAGGACAACGCACGCCTGATCGCGCATCGCTTTGCCGACGAGATCATCTTCCGGCTGGGCGGAGGCATTCCGGGAATTGCCGAGAGCAAGACCGTCTTCGTCAGCAATCGCACGGGAACAAAAGAAATCTGGATGATGGACTACGATGGCAACGGTGAGCACGCCGTCACGAAGCTTGGCAGCATCGCGCTCTCGCCTCGCATTTCGCCGGATAGTTCCCGTATTGCGTTTGTGGAACTTGGCAAGCGCAGCGTGAATATCCGCATGTTTTCACTCGACCTGAACCGTCCCGTGTCTTTTCCGGCGATCGGGGGCACCACGATTTCTCCGGCGTGGTCGCCTGACGGGCTGCATTTGGCATTTTCGTCTTCCCGCACCGGGGATCCGGAAATCTACGTCTCGAATGCTTCTGGAGGGGAACTTACTCGCTTAACTGAGGCCCATGGCCCGGACGTCTCGCCGGTATGGAATCCCAAAACGGGAGGGCAGATCGCGTGGATCAGCGGGCGCTCGGGACTGCCGCAGCTCTACATCATGGCGTCGGACGGAACCAATGTGCAGCGCATGACCGATACGGGATATGCGGTTTCGCCATCGTGGTCCCCGAATGGGCAATACCTGGTTTTTGCGTGGTCGCGCAAGTACGGTCCCGGAGTCCCCGGTGCGCAGGACATTTATATAATGGACGTGGCCAGCAAAACCTGGGCACAGTTGACGCATGACGCGGGCTCCAACGATTTTCCGTCGTGGTCGCCCGATGGTCGGCACATCGCTTTTCAATCCAATCGCTCAGGCACGACCCAAATCTGGACCATGCTGGCCGACGGCACCCAGCAGCACCAGTTAACTCATACGGGCCAGAACACTCAACCCAACTGGAGTTGGAAGTAA
- the recN gene encoding DNA repair protein RecN → MPLLVELTVENYAVIDHVTVEFGPGLNLLTGETGAGKSILIDALALLMGDKASPEVVRHGAEKAVLSCLFHAESAQIDRILDANGLESASGELILKREIGVKSRVWVNNQPATVAVLKQLGPELVTIHAQNETVLAFDPPARLKLLDSYAGISVELVAIKYAEWRELRARIEELERSEQDRLRLVDLWSFQKKEIDAAKLELGEDLRLETERRVLQNAEKLYSAAMGAYDLLYESPNSALATLRSAARQLEELARFDPQFSESVKVIESARADIEDVSATTRDYADGIDASPERLAELEDRLETIDRLKRKYGNSVEEVLAYCADLMQKLDEVENRDEILRALKKQLATAAQDYLAETQQISRNRVAAARKLEKLAETEINELAMKARFRVEVTTSEDDANWSPSGLDSVAYLIATNLGEPLNPIEKIASGGELSRVMLALKASVEAGHSRTNGNGKPKRRAAERTLVFDEIDTGIGGRAAEAVGKKLKALGSHNQVICVTHLPQIASFADHHLLIEKHECGGRTQTSIRQLDTTERREEIARMLSGAKLTDASLKHAEQMLKANA, encoded by the coding sequence ATGCCTTTGCTAGTCGAGCTCACCGTCGAAAACTACGCCGTGATCGACCACGTAACCGTCGAGTTTGGGCCCGGACTCAACCTCCTGACCGGTGAGACCGGCGCCGGAAAGTCCATCCTGATTGACGCACTCGCGCTGCTTATGGGTGACAAGGCGTCCCCGGAAGTGGTGCGCCACGGTGCAGAAAAGGCCGTTTTAAGCTGTTTATTTCACGCCGAAAGCGCGCAAATCGACCGCATACTTGACGCAAACGGCCTCGAAAGCGCGTCGGGAGAGCTGATATTGAAGCGGGAAATCGGCGTCAAGAGCCGCGTTTGGGTGAATAACCAGCCCGCAACTGTCGCAGTATTGAAGCAATTGGGGCCCGAACTGGTCACTATTCACGCGCAAAACGAGACCGTATTGGCGTTTGATCCGCCGGCCAGGCTCAAATTGCTGGATTCTTATGCCGGAATTAGCGTCGAATTAGTCGCCATAAAGTACGCGGAATGGCGCGAACTGCGCGCGCGAATCGAAGAATTAGAGCGCAGTGAGCAGGATAGGCTGCGTTTAGTCGACTTGTGGAGCTTCCAGAAGAAGGAAATCGACGCCGCTAAGCTCGAATTAGGCGAGGATTTGCGCCTTGAAACTGAGCGCAGAGTCCTTCAAAACGCCGAAAAACTGTATTCAGCAGCCATGGGAGCGTACGACTTGCTGTACGAATCGCCCAATTCTGCGCTCGCAACGCTGCGTTCTGCTGCGCGTCAGCTAGAAGAATTAGCGCGTTTTGATCCTCAATTCAGCGAATCAGTGAAGGTTATCGAGTCCGCAAGGGCGGATATCGAGGACGTTAGCGCCACAACTCGCGACTACGCCGACGGCATTGATGCCTCTCCGGAGCGCTTGGCAGAGCTTGAAGATCGCCTGGAAACCATCGATAGGCTGAAGCGAAAGTACGGAAATAGCGTCGAAGAAGTACTCGCTTACTGCGCCGATCTGATGCAAAAGCTGGACGAAGTCGAGAATCGTGACGAGATTTTGCGCGCGTTGAAGAAGCAATTAGCCACTGCAGCGCAGGATTACCTCGCCGAAACACAGCAAATTTCGCGCAATCGCGTCGCCGCAGCGCGCAAATTAGAGAAATTAGCGGAAACAGAAATCAACGAATTAGCGATGAAAGCGCGCTTCCGAGTCGAAGTAACGACATCGGAAGATGACGCAAACTGGTCGCCTTCGGGCCTTGATTCCGTCGCATATCTGATCGCAACCAACCTGGGAGAGCCGCTAAATCCGATCGAAAAGATCGCTTCTGGAGGCGAATTGTCGCGAGTAATGCTGGCTTTGAAGGCTAGTGTTGAGGCTGGACACTCACGAACGAACGGCAACGGAAAGCCTAAACGCCGAGCGGCTGAGCGTACTTTGGTCTTTGACGAGATCGATACCGGCATCGGCGGACGCGCTGCAGAAGCTGTCGGCAAGAAACTAAAGGCCTTAGGTAGTCATAATCAGGTGATTTGCGTAACGCACTTGCCGCAGATTGCGTCGTTTGCTGACCATCATTTGCTGATCGAAAAGCACGAATGCGGCGGCCGAACGCAAACGAGCATTCGCCAACTTGACACCACAGAGCGTCGAGAAGAGATCGCCCGCATGTTGAGCGGTGCGAAGTTGACGGACGCAAGCTTGAAGCACGCCGAGCAAATGCTGAAGGCAAACGCCTAA
- a CDS encoding MotA/TolQ/ExbB proton channel family protein, translated as MTSPPALLAFTTEIGNLIAQAGPVAHTVLALLLLFSVLSWSIILSRGAKFRRMRAQSGRFLRAFRKANGRLQDVSAVSEQFKPSPLVSVFEGGYEEYRRQSGAGSPRNLPAVQRAVQIASSEEMTQMESRLPWLATTGAITPFVGLFGTVWGIIDAFQGLGNAGAATLRAVAPGISAALITTAAGLFTAIPAVIAYNQYMQQIREFGARMDDFGLELLNTVDRSAPPPQSARTREAVVLEER; from the coding sequence ATGACGTCTCCCCCCGCCCTCCTTGCATTTACTACCGAGATCGGTAATTTGATTGCCCAGGCCGGTCCGGTCGCACACACAGTCTTAGCGCTCTTGTTGCTGTTCAGCGTTCTCTCCTGGTCAATCATTCTCTCGAGGGGAGCGAAGTTCCGGCGCATGCGTGCGCAGAGTGGACGCTTCCTGCGCGCATTCCGCAAAGCTAACGGACGTCTGCAGGACGTTTCCGCGGTCTCGGAACAGTTCAAGCCCAGCCCTCTCGTAAGTGTTTTCGAGGGTGGATACGAGGAATATCGCCGCCAGAGCGGTGCAGGTTCGCCGCGCAATCTTCCTGCGGTGCAAAGGGCGGTCCAGATCGCGTCGTCTGAAGAAATGACGCAGATGGAGTCGCGTCTTCCCTGGCTCGCGACCACCGGTGCGATCACACCATTTGTCGGCCTGTTTGGCACTGTCTGGGGCATCATCGATGCCTTTCAGGGACTGGGCAATGCTGGCGCCGCGACGTTGCGTGCAGTGGCTCCGGGAATTTCCGCGGCGCTGATTACCACCGCTGCCGGACTCTTTACCGCGATTCCGGCCGTAATCGCCTATAACCAGTACATGCAGCAGATCCGCGAATTCGGCGCGCGCATGGATGATTTCGGCCTCGAACTCCTGAATACAGTCGATCGCTCCGCGCCACCGCCGCAGTCGGCAAGAACGCGCGAAGCTGTCGTTCTAGAAGAGAGATAA
- the hpnH gene encoding adenosyl-hopene transferase HpnH, giving the protein MAGPISQMWTVSTYVLKQKLAGRKRYPLVLMLEPLFRCNLACAGCGKIQYPAHILKQQLTPEECFRAVDECGAPVVSIPGGEPLMHTEIEKIVDGLIARKKYIYLCTNALLLKEKLDLFKPSKYLTFSVHVDGQREHHDFSVCREGGYEIAIEGIKEAVKRGFRVTTNTTLFDGADPNSVRAHFDEMMQLGVESMMLSPGYSYDKAPDQKHFLGRARIRRLFRGILSNRKKSWRFNQSPLFLEFLMGKQHYACTPWGMPTFNIFGWQKPCYLLQDGYADTFQELMEATEWHNYGTESGNPRCANCMVHSGYEASAVSDTFGSLAGFMRTIRATFSHYDDESALKLLNEPVRPVHTFNPLIQIETDASELEESRA; this is encoded by the coding sequence TTGGCGGGACCAATTTCACAGATGTGGACGGTTTCAACTTACGTCCTGAAGCAGAAGCTCGCTGGACGCAAGCGTTATCCGCTCGTCCTCATGCTCGAACCGCTCTTCCGCTGTAACCTCGCTTGCGCTGGATGCGGCAAAATCCAATATCCGGCACACATCCTGAAGCAACAGCTCACGCCGGAAGAATGCTTCCGCGCAGTCGACGAGTGCGGAGCACCGGTCGTTAGCATTCCGGGCGGCGAGCCGCTCATGCATACCGAGATCGAGAAGATCGTCGACGGCCTGATCGCTCGCAAGAAATACATCTATCTCTGCACCAATGCCCTCTTGCTGAAAGAGAAGCTCGATCTGTTCAAGCCGAGCAAGTACCTGACGTTCTCAGTCCACGTCGATGGACAACGCGAGCATCATGATTTCTCTGTCTGCCGCGAGGGTGGATACGAAATCGCGATTGAAGGCATTAAGGAAGCTGTCAAGCGTGGATTCCGCGTGACCACGAATACGACGCTCTTCGACGGCGCCGACCCGAACAGCGTCCGCGCTCACTTTGACGAAATGATGCAGCTCGGCGTCGAGAGCATGATGCTCTCACCAGGCTACTCCTACGACAAAGCACCCGACCAAAAACACTTTCTCGGACGCGCCCGCATCCGCCGCCTTTTCCGCGGAATTCTGTCGAACCGCAAAAAGAGCTGGCGCTTCAATCAATCACCGCTGTTTCTAGAGTTCCTGATGGGCAAACAGCATTACGCCTGTACACCGTGGGGCATGCCGACCTTCAACATCTTTGGCTGGCAGAAGCCTTGCTACCTGCTTCAGGACGGCTACGCCGATACTTTCCAGGAACTGATGGAAGCCACTGAGTGGCACAACTATGGTACTGAATCGGGAAATCCACGCTGTGCGAACTGCATGGTACACAGCGGATATGAGGCCTCTGCGGTGAGCGACACCTTCGGCTCCCTCGCCGGATTCATGCGAACGATTCGCGCCACCTTCTCGCACTACGACGACGAGAGCGCGCTCAAGCTCTTAAATGAGCCGGTGCGCCCAGTTCATACTTTCAACCCTCTGATCCAGATTGAAACTGACGCAAGCGAACTGGAGGAGAGCCGGGCATGA
- the ispH gene encoding 4-hydroxy-3-methylbut-2-enyl diphosphate reductase, giving the protein MTPNSDKTVLLLKPRGFCAGVVRAIDIVRIALETFGAPIYVRKEIVHNRYVVDDLAEKGAIFVDSVEDVPEGARVIYSAHGVAPEVREASKARKLKVIDATCPLVTKVHVEAIKFAKQGNSLILVGHRDHDEIIGTLGEAPDVTQVVSSPAEVEQVHVPDPERVAYLTQTTLSLDEAKDIIEALKRKFPKIHGPHAQDICYATENRQIAVKNVAPQADLLLVVGSENSSNSNRLVEVATRLETPAYLIENFRAIRPEWLEDVKTVALTAGASAPECLVEEVVGYLSTKEGFNRVEEVEIMAENVRFGLPPEIVAAIHAAPSTTAVAAE; this is encoded by the coding sequence ATGACCCCCAATTCTGACAAGACAGTCCTGCTGCTGAAGCCCAGGGGATTCTGCGCCGGTGTGGTGCGCGCGATCGACATCGTCCGCATTGCGCTGGAGACCTTCGGCGCCCCGATTTACGTCCGCAAAGAGATCGTTCACAACCGCTATGTCGTCGATGATCTAGCGGAAAAAGGGGCAATTTTCGTCGACAGCGTCGAGGACGTTCCGGAGGGAGCGCGGGTCATCTACAGCGCCCATGGCGTAGCTCCTGAGGTTCGCGAGGCCAGCAAGGCGAGAAAGCTCAAGGTTATTGACGCAACGTGTCCGCTTGTAACCAAGGTCCACGTGGAGGCCATCAAGTTTGCCAAGCAGGGTAATTCGCTGATCCTCGTTGGACATCGGGATCACGATGAAATTATCGGTACCCTTGGCGAAGCTCCTGATGTGACTCAGGTTGTGAGTTCCCCGGCGGAGGTCGAGCAGGTTCATGTCCCCGATCCAGAGCGCGTTGCTTATCTCACACAGACCACACTCTCGCTCGACGAAGCCAAAGACATTATCGAGGCCCTGAAGCGCAAGTTCCCAAAGATTCATGGTCCCCACGCACAAGACATCTGCTACGCAACCGAAAATCGGCAGATTGCCGTGAAAAACGTAGCACCGCAGGCGGATCTATTGCTGGTTGTCGGCTCCGAGAACAGCTCGAATTCGAACCGACTGGTAGAAGTTGCAACTCGGCTCGAGACTCCTGCGTATTTGATTGAGAACTTCCGCGCGATTCGTCCGGAGTGGCTCGAGGATGTAAAAACGGTCGCGCTCACAGCCGGAGCCTCGGCTCCGGAGTGCCTGGTGGAAGAAGTGGTTGGGTATCTCTCCACAAAGGAGGGCTTCAACCGCGTCGAGGAAGTCGAAATTATGGCGGAGAACGTTCGTTTTGGACTCCCGCCGGAGATCGTGGCCGCAATTCACGCCGCGCCCTCCACGACTGCCGTCGCTGCGGAATAA
- the shc gene encoding squalene--hopene cyclase, whose amino-acid sequence MDEIPRRPVQMVFGKIDDIASRVAAAVDGARRLLFAAQEPEGYWSGELEADTTLESDYILLHTLLGTRDEVRLQKAAREILRHQNEDGGWPIYYGGPSNVSATVKAYFGLKLTGYKADDPILVRARECIENLGGVTAANTFTKIYLCFLGQYDYDAVPAIPPEIVLFPTWFWFNIYEISSWSRGILVPLSIAYAKKPFKKIPDEMGIDELFPAGRHNTDLHLKWSEKLVSWRNFFLVLDRLTHWFERVHVRPLRSIALKKAEKWMLERMEMSDGLAAIYPAIMNSIIALRCLGYSTDDPQVIRAIDEFEALGIEEEDTFRMLPCKSPVWDTAYAAFALGEAGVPPTDPRMVAVGEWLLQKQVTHKGDWAVKVKNIAPAGWYFEFNNEFYPDVDDTAMVVLGLSKIQVPNERYQHESVQRAIDWMFSMQCKNGGWASFDKDNDKMVFQNIPFADHNAMLDPATVDITGRILECLATYGYTQNDARVKRAIEFLKREQESDGSWFGRWGVNYIYGTMLVLRGLEAIGVDNHEPCIQQAAEWLRMYQNPDGGWGESCMSYDEPTTKGIGASTPSQTAWAIMGLLAAGDTRSDAVARGVAYLLRTQRKDGGWDEPEYTGTGFPRVFYLAYHLYRAYFPLIALTAYGKTVSSERLQADSLLT is encoded by the coding sequence ATGGACGAAATCCCCCGTCGCCCTGTGCAGATGGTGTTTGGCAAGATCGATGACATCGCCAGCCGCGTAGCCGCGGCGGTGGACGGCGCGCGAAGACTCCTCTTCGCAGCTCAAGAGCCGGAAGGATACTGGTCCGGCGAACTCGAAGCCGACACAACCCTCGAATCCGATTACATCCTGCTGCATACCCTTTTGGGAACGCGCGATGAAGTGCGCCTGCAAAAGGCCGCGCGTGAGATTCTGCGTCACCAGAACGAAGACGGCGGCTGGCCCATTTACTATGGCGGGCCGTCCAACGTAAGCGCCACCGTGAAAGCTTATTTTGGGCTGAAACTCACAGGCTACAAAGCCGATGATCCCATTTTGGTACGAGCGCGGGAGTGCATCGAGAACCTTGGCGGCGTAACCGCAGCCAACACCTTCACCAAGATTTACTTATGTTTCCTCGGCCAGTACGACTATGATGCGGTGCCGGCAATTCCTCCGGAGATCGTGCTATTCCCGACTTGGTTCTGGTTCAATATTTACGAGATTTCCTCATGGTCACGGGGAATCCTCGTGCCGCTGTCGATCGCTTACGCAAAAAAACCATTCAAGAAAATTCCCGACGAAATGGGGATTGACGAGCTATTTCCTGCCGGCCGTCACAATACTGATCTCCATTTGAAGTGGAGCGAAAAGCTCGTCAGCTGGCGTAATTTCTTCCTCGTGCTGGACCGTCTCACTCACTGGTTCGAGCGAGTGCATGTGCGCCCGCTGCGCTCGATCGCGCTGAAGAAAGCAGAGAAGTGGATGCTTGAGCGCATGGAGATGAGTGATGGCTTGGCAGCGATCTATCCGGCGATCATGAACTCCATCATCGCGCTGCGCTGCCTGGGTTACTCGACCGACGATCCACAAGTAATTCGCGCCATCGACGAGTTCGAAGCGTTGGGCATCGAGGAAGAAGATACATTCCGCATGCTACCGTGCAAGTCTCCAGTGTGGGACACAGCGTATGCCGCGTTCGCGCTCGGCGAAGCTGGCGTGCCGCCCACCGATCCGCGCATGGTTGCAGTGGGTGAATGGCTGCTGCAGAAACAGGTAACACACAAGGGCGATTGGGCGGTTAAGGTCAAGAACATTGCGCCCGCCGGTTGGTACTTTGAGTTCAACAACGAGTTCTATCCCGACGTCGACGATACGGCGATGGTCGTTCTTGGCTTGAGCAAGATTCAGGTGCCGAACGAGCGCTATCAGCACGAATCGGTGCAGCGTGCGATCGACTGGATGTTCTCCATGCAGTGCAAGAATGGTGGATGGGCATCGTTTGACAAAGACAACGACAAGATGGTGTTTCAGAACATCCCGTTCGCCGATCACAACGCGATGCTCGATCCGGCAACGGTGGACATCACTGGCCGCATTCTTGAGTGTCTGGCGACCTATGGCTACACACAGAACGATGCACGCGTCAAACGCGCAATTGAATTCCTGAAACGGGAACAAGAATCCGACGGCTCCTGGTTTGGGCGCTGGGGTGTCAATTACATCTACGGCACTATGCTGGTGCTGCGTGGACTCGAAGCCATCGGAGTCGATAATCACGAGCCTTGCATTCAGCAGGCTGCAGAATGGCTGCGCATGTATCAGAATCCCGACGGTGGATGGGGCGAGAGCTGCATGTCGTATGATGAGCCCACGACCAAGGGAATTGGCGCAAGCACTCCATCGCAAACGGCGTGGGCCATTATGGGACTTCTCGCGGCAGGCGACACGCGCAGTGATGCCGTGGCTCGCGGTGTAGCATACCTGCTGCGGACTCAACGGAAAGATGGAGGGTGGGACGAGCCTGAGTACACAGGAACGGGCTTCCCGCGGGTGTTCTATCTCGCGTACCACCTCTATCGTGCGTACTTTCCACTGATCGCATTGACCGCGTACGGGAAAACGGTGAGCAGCGAGCGGCTACAAGCAGACTCGCTGTTGACGTAG